The Thermococcus thermotolerans genome contains a region encoding:
- a CDS encoding AI-2E family transporter has translation MELEAGIWIAVSLIVLYLVWETVSPILSPIILAVTLAYILYPLHERLAERTGNRVSAFTITAILTVITFLFIIGFALWINDVKSSLAYYINAFFEWLLTWNLPDAAYELLQKLAEDIPKRFEEYVLGYTYSLPKLSLQAIVMVFAFYGMLINARAIRREVYSLLPPENRELAIKLLEKAGETLHGLLRGWLAISILKGVFTAGGFVLFGLAKPGGAIAAGIFTVIFELLPVFGGWVVWLAGAVYMLNSGNVAGAVVFALYGIVFISPLPDVLLRPRLGTREKGVNALISLVGIFGGYLAFGFVGIIIGPVALSLLATLVEEWKEVKVKSAE, from the coding sequence ATGGAGCTTGAGGCGGGGATATGGATAGCGGTTTCGCTCATAGTTCTCTACCTCGTATGGGAGACGGTTAGTCCCATCCTTTCTCCCATCATCCTTGCGGTGACTCTCGCCTACATCCTTTATCCCCTCCACGAGAGGCTGGCGGAGAGGACGGGCAACAGGGTCTCAGCGTTTACCATTACTGCAATCCTTACCGTTATCACGTTTCTCTTCATAATCGGCTTTGCCCTGTGGATAAACGACGTTAAAAGCTCGCTCGCGTACTACATCAACGCTTTCTTTGAGTGGCTCCTCACATGGAACCTCCCCGATGCCGCCTATGAACTCCTTCAGAAACTCGCTGAAGACATTCCGAAGCGCTTTGAGGAATACGTTCTCGGCTACACATATTCCCTGCCCAAGCTCTCCCTTCAGGCGATAGTGATGGTCTTCGCCTTCTACGGCATGCTCATAAACGCCAGGGCCATCAGACGGGAAGTTTATTCGCTTCTCCCCCCGGAGAACAGAGAGCTGGCGATAAAACTCCTTGAAAAGGCTGGCGAGACACTTCACGGCCTTCTCCGCGGCTGGCTGGCTATCAGCATCCTCAAGGGTGTATTTACCGCCGGGGGTTTCGTACTCTTCGGGCTGGCCAAACCCGGCGGAGCTATAGCCGCCGGAATCTTCACCGTAATCTTTGAGCTCCTTCCCGTCTTCGGCGGCTGGGTTGTCTGGCTTGCCGGAGCGGTTTACATGCTCAACAGCGGCAACGTTGCCGGCGCCGTTGTCTTTGCCCTCTATGGAATCGTCTTCATTTCGCCCCTTCCGGATGTACTCCTGAGGCCCAGGCTGGGGACAAGGGAGAAGGGTGTCAACGCCCTCATATCACTCGTTGGAATCTTCGGCGGTTATCTTGCCTTTGGATTCGTGGGCATCATAATCGGCCCCGTGGCGCTTTCGCTACTGGCAACGCTGGTGGAAGAATGGAAGGAGGTCAAGGTGAAAAGCGCCGAATGA
- a CDS encoding PH1570 family protein, translating into MLCEEKLEVFENGFEDGKFNLRIEFYGNDARRLLLAVIRELYLPDYGEDYVYPFECAKEFWGIYMDGSEAVAEEFRPNPIKFLNQSVLNRLEKALEETDAPEEVREGIDFKKAEIHRLKKGLLALGKNFILDEGTKTLIVFNKPSARDLILKYLGMLDGA; encoded by the coding sequence ATGCTCTGCGAGGAGAAGCTTGAGGTGTTTGAAAACGGTTTTGAGGATGGGAAGTTTAACCTCCGGATCGAGTTCTACGGAAACGACGCCAGGAGGCTTCTCCTTGCAGTGATCCGGGAGCTGTACCTCCCCGACTATGGGGAGGACTACGTCTACCCATTCGAGTGCGCCAAGGAGTTCTGGGGAATCTACATGGACGGGAGTGAGGCGGTTGCCGAGGAGTTCAGGCCGAACCCCATAAAGTTCCTCAACCAGAGCGTCCTCAACAGGCTTGAGAAGGCCCTAGAGGAGACTGATGCTCCTGAGGAAGTCAGGGAGGGTATAGACTTTAAGAAGGCGGAGATTCACAGGCTCAAGAAAGGTTTATTAGCGCTAGGAAAGAACTTCATCCTTGACGAGGGCACCAAGACCCTCATAGTCTTCAACAAGCCGAGCGCGCGGGATCTGATACTGAAGTATCTGGGGATGCTCGATGGAGCTTGA
- the sppA gene encoding signal peptide peptidase SppA gives MRENIWKYIAAVLILLLAASSVAVVLLYMQNSELRSYKPENVTTTVIVQGSSNVSCNSTAYQLQIDELQRQIDFLKAQLRQKNMPEGNATIAIVPIFGLIDDYTALSVIPTLREIAKNDSIAGVVLWIESPGGYVGPVREIYSTVRKLNLVKPVVAYTGGIAASGGYYIAAGAEKIIADPLAEVGSIGVIYVHYNLQQNYESNGIKVEVFKTGPYKDMGAEWRGLTDEERAMITEMVDTYFQGFLQAVSNGRGMSINETKKYATGRTWFAMNVTGSLVDETGDLDYAVSTLEKMLNVTNPRIVIYKGSTPSDFGIFGSTALLLDPRYVNAYIKTG, from the coding sequence ATGAGAGAAAACATCTGGAAGTACATTGCTGCCGTTCTCATACTCCTTCTCGCGGCGTCGAGCGTAGCGGTCGTCCTGCTCTACATGCAGAATTCCGAGCTGAGGAGTTATAAGCCCGAAAACGTGACGACCACGGTAATAGTCCAAGGATCCTCAAATGTGAGCTGTAATTCAACGGCTTACCAGCTCCAGATAGACGAGCTCCAGAGACAGATTGATTTTCTGAAGGCCCAGCTCAGACAGAAGAACATGCCCGAGGGTAACGCCACGATAGCCATAGTCCCCATCTTCGGCCTCATCGACGACTACACGGCCCTCAGCGTCATTCCCACTCTTAGGGAAATCGCCAAAAACGATTCCATCGCAGGCGTTGTTCTGTGGATAGAGAGCCCCGGCGGCTACGTTGGGCCCGTGAGAGAGATATATTCCACTGTCCGGAAGCTTAACCTCGTGAAGCCCGTTGTTGCATACACTGGGGGCATAGCCGCTTCCGGCGGTTACTACATAGCCGCGGGGGCGGAGAAGATAATAGCTGACCCCCTCGCTGAAGTCGGGAGCATAGGCGTCATCTACGTCCACTACAACCTCCAGCAGAACTACGAGTCAAACGGAATAAAGGTCGAGGTCTTCAAGACCGGCCCCTACAAGGACATGGGTGCGGAATGGCGCGGCCTCACCGACGAGGAGAGGGCCATGATAACCGAGATGGTTGATACCTACTTCCAGGGCTTTCTCCAGGCCGTCAGCAACGGCAGGGGCATGAGTATCAACGAGACGAAGAAATACGCAACCGGAAGAACTTGGTTCGCCATGAACGTTACCGGGAGTTTGGTTGACGAGACAGGCGACCTGGACTACGCGGTTAGTACTCTTGAGAAGATGCTCAACGTCACCAACCCGAGGATAGTCATCTACAAAGGTTCCACCCCCTCGGACTTCGGCATATTCGGGAGCACCGCCCTTCTCCTTGACCCGAGATACGTTAACGCCTACATAAAAACGGGGTGA
- a CDS encoding sugar phosphate isomerase/epimerase family protein has protein sequence MEIGVTIYPHFVTKDKTLASVLADVKIKNYDFVSIFPHTLGLIMNGVVMEKKLKTIETTLRGVGIDYIIRMPTSVNLRDHIYYTRHFRVARAIADVAIKLGAKVIVMQSGRTGRLDLEIEAIQQLADMVAPFNIKIALENTFSVKDTLYVVDNVERENVGFALDVAHAFLSAQGDGDKLLEDVKLGTDKTVILMIHDNFGKLFPQVEPEDALAYGVGDLHLLPGEGGIPFGKVLKLFGDVPLLLKVKDPEKFAKVPTKQGLIELLTSL, from the coding sequence ATGGAGATAGGCGTAACGATTTATCCGCACTTCGTCACCAAGGACAAAACCTTGGCATCGGTCTTGGCAGACGTCAAAATAAAGAACTATGATTTCGTCTCAATATTCCCGCACACACTCGGGCTTATTATGAACGGCGTTGTTATGGAGAAGAAGCTTAAGACCATCGAGACGACGCTCCGTGGCGTCGGCATTGACTACATCATCAGGATGCCAACATCAGTAAACCTCCGCGACCACATCTATTACACCAGGCACTTCCGCGTTGCAAGGGCAATAGCGGACGTTGCCATAAAGCTCGGTGCAAAGGTCATTGTAATGCAGAGCGGGAGGACAGGGAGGCTCGACCTTGAGATAGAGGCCATCCAGCAGCTCGCCGATATGGTGGCGCCGTTCAATATAAAGATAGCCCTCGAAAACACCTTCAGCGTCAAGGACACGCTCTACGTGGTTGACAACGTCGAGAGGGAGAACGTCGGCTTCGCCCTCGACGTGGCTCACGCGTTCCTCAGCGCTCAGGGCGATGGGGACAAGCTTCTCGAAGATGTGAAGCTTGGAACGGACAAGACGGTAATACTCATGATACACGACAACTTCGGGAAGCTCTTCCCGCAGGTCGAGCCGGAAGATGCCCTCGCCTACGGTGTCGGCGACCTTCACCTCCTGCCCGGAGAGGGAGGCATACCTTTCGGAAAGGTTCTCAAGCTCTTCGGAGACGTTCCTCTCCTCCTCAAGGTCAAGGACCCCGAGAAGTTCGCGAAGGTTCCAACGAAGCAGGGGTTAATAGAGCTGCTGACGAGTTTGTGA
- a CDS encoding ribonuclease III family protein, whose protein sequence is MRYGRDFTDKGLAKFGDSLVNFVFSLALSEYLDRPTGERVPNASLSIALELAGLRHVIPRRTDKHGKGDIAEAIFAYAWLEGKITVEEAAGILRKNFTEDVTHFSRRKEAIGKAFAEVFKVIGERLGL, encoded by the coding sequence TTGAGGTATGGGAGAGACTTCACCGACAAGGGGCTCGCAAAGTTTGGAGATTCGCTGGTCAACTTCGTCTTCTCTCTCGCATTAAGCGAGTATCTGGACAGGCCCACCGGTGAAAGGGTTCCGAACGCATCGCTGAGCATAGCCCTTGAGCTGGCCGGACTGAGGCACGTTATCCCGCGGAGAACCGACAAGCACGGAAAGGGCGACATAGCAGAGGCAATATTCGCCTACGCGTGGCTCGAAGGGAAGATAACGGTGGAAGAAGCTGCCGGAATTTTGAGGAAGAACTTCACCGAAGACGTTACGCACTTCTCAAGGAGAAAGGAGGCAATAGGGAAGGCCTTTGCCGAGGTTTTCAAAGTAATAGGGGAGAGGTTGGGGCTGTAG
- a CDS encoding DNA-directed RNA polymerase subunit L — translation MKIEVIKREENVLEFYLEGEDHTFANLLNEVLHENKHVTFAGYTIEHPVLMARKPKFRIVTDGKVTPEKALEEAAQKIFDRARAVLEAWKAAISE, via the coding sequence ATGAAGATTGAGGTCATCAAGCGTGAGGAAAACGTCCTTGAGTTCTACCTTGAGGGCGAAGACCACACCTTCGCCAACCTGCTCAACGAGGTGCTCCACGAGAACAAGCACGTGACCTTCGCGGGCTACACCATAGAGCACCCGGTCCTCATGGCCAGGAAGCCGAAGTTCAGGATCGTCACCGACGGCAAGGTAACGCCGGAGAAGGCCCTTGAGGAGGCCGCTCAAAAGATATTCGACAGGGCCAGGGCCGTTCTTGAGGCTTGGAAGGCCGCCATAAGCGAGTGA
- a CDS encoding DUF2067 family protein → MARAKKVITIHVRDDREKEEFLKEIQRIRLPAFIYVHAKLNDLKINVQGTKDDIREAIRKIREIHGRVRAKLYPDRRGLYRYTIDDILREAGASVSTPILVKTLELLGETVELRGSELITSMPWEELVSLTGTLGEYLSDISLQTTRQIREVILPVAVLKDLDPMEVIDLLVELGLAEWKEDKFKYELVKNKEQAMKELLKHLEGEENED, encoded by the coding sequence ATGGCGAGGGCAAAGAAGGTAATAACGATTCACGTCCGCGACGACAGGGAGAAGGAGGAGTTCCTGAAAGAGATTCAGAGGATCCGCCTCCCGGCGTTCATTTACGTCCACGCCAAGCTCAACGACCTCAAGATAAACGTCCAGGGAACGAAGGACGACATCAGGGAGGCCATCCGCAAGATACGGGAGATACACGGCCGCGTCAGGGCTAAGCTGTATCCCGACAGGCGCGGCCTCTACCGCTACACGATAGACGACATTCTCCGGGAAGCGGGGGCGAGCGTCTCGACCCCGATACTTGTGAAAACCTTAGAACTCCTAGGTGAAACCGTTGAACTGAGGGGGAGCGAGCTGATAACGTCCATGCCGTGGGAAGAGCTGGTCTCCCTGACGGGCACTCTCGGCGAGTACCTCTCGGACATCTCCCTTCAGACCACCAGGCAGATAAGGGAGGTCATCCTCCCCGTGGCGGTTCTCAAGGATCTCGACCCCATGGAGGTCATCGACCTGCTCGTTGAGCTCGGTCTGGCCGAGTGGAAGGAGGATAAGTTTAAATACGAACTGGTGAAGAACAAGGAGCAGGCGATGAAAGAGCTCCTTAAGCACTTAGAGGGTGAGGAAAATGAAGATTGA
- a CDS encoding exosome complex RNA-binding protein Csl4 produces the protein MDEKKGVKNGDLVLPGDYLGVIEEYFPGEGVKEDNGELYAIRAGRVRIDPDRMEISVEPVTDTPPLPQIGDIVIAKVIEVKPQAAIVQLVKIEGRNDREIATSKLAGIHISQVREGYVDGMSNEFKIGDIVRARVIANEKSPIQLSTRGHDLGVIYALCSRCRTPLVRRGDRLICPRCGHVETRKLSAYYRKLKV, from the coding sequence ATGGATGAAAAGAAAGGCGTAAAAAACGGTGACCTGGTTCTCCCAGGAGACTATCTCGGTGTAATCGAGGAGTACTTTCCCGGCGAGGGCGTTAAGGAGGATAATGGAGAGCTTTACGCCATCAGAGCCGGTAGAGTAAGGATAGACCCGGACAGGATGGAAATCAGCGTTGAACCCGTAACCGATACGCCGCCCCTTCCGCAGATTGGCGACATAGTCATAGCCAAGGTTATAGAAGTCAAGCCCCAGGCGGCGATAGTCCAGCTCGTTAAAATAGAGGGAAGAAACGACAGGGAGATAGCCACATCGAAGCTCGCAGGAATCCACATCTCCCAGGTGAGGGAGGGCTACGTGGATGGCATGTCCAACGAATTCAAGATCGGTGATATCGTAAGGGCCAGGGTTATAGCGAACGAGAAGAGTCCAATACAGCTCTCCACGAGGGGGCATGACTTGGGTGTCATTTACGCCCTCTGTTCTCGGTGCAGGACACCCCTAGTCCGGCGCGGTGACAGGCTCATCTGTCCCCGTTGCGGTCACGTTGAGACCAGAAAGCTGTCCGCCTATTATAGAAAACTGAAGGTGTGA
- a CDS encoding threonine--tRNA ligase, which yields MRMLLIHSDYLEYEVKDKALKNPEPISEEQRKGRLDEVLAVFISVERVDETNPEEVVEKALTEIKDVAGQVKASRVFVYPFAHLSSELAKPDVALDVLRKLEERLREEGFEVKRAPFGYYKAFKLSCKGHPLAELSRTIVPTGEVKAEEVPEALKKEEELVSYWYILTPEGELIEVDKFDFTGHENLRKFANYEISKSRIADREPPHVRIMLDHELVDYEPGSDPGNLRYYPKGRLIKGLLEQYVTEKVVEYGAMEVETPIMYDFEHPALEKYLNRFPARQYVVKSGDKKFFLRFAACFGQFLIKKDATISYRHLPLRMYELTRYSFRREKSGELSGLRRLRAFTMPDMHTVAKDLKQAMAEFKKQYKLSMEVLKGVGLTPEDYEVAIRFTRDFWEANKDFVVELARIIGKPVLIEMWDQRFFYFILKFEFNFVDNLDKAAALSTVQIDVENAQRFGITYYDEEGKEKHPLILHCSPSGAIERVMYAILEKQAKLQAKGVKPMLPLWLSPIQVRVIPVSDEVLDYALYVAGKLEGAKIRVDVDDTGDRLNKKIRKAEKEWIPYVIVVGRNEKEQNTITVRRRSDGKQVEMQLEDLIKEIRSQTEGFPYKPRPLPLLLSKRPKFRG from the coding sequence ATGAGAATGCTTCTGATACACAGCGACTATTTGGAATACGAGGTAAAAGACAAGGCCCTTAAGAATCCCGAGCCGATAAGCGAGGAGCAGAGGAAGGGCAGACTCGACGAGGTTCTGGCTGTATTCATAAGCGTTGAAAGGGTCGATGAGACCAACCCGGAAGAAGTCGTTGAGAAGGCTCTCACCGAGATTAAGGACGTTGCCGGCCAGGTTAAGGCCAGCAGGGTCTTTGTGTATCCCTTTGCGCACCTCAGCAGCGAGCTTGCAAAGCCGGATGTGGCCCTTGACGTCCTCAGAAAGCTTGAGGAGCGCCTCAGGGAGGAGGGCTTCGAGGTCAAGCGCGCCCCCTTCGGGTATTACAAGGCATTCAAGCTGAGCTGCAAGGGACACCCGCTGGCGGAGCTCAGCAGGACGATAGTTCCAACGGGAGAGGTAAAAGCCGAAGAGGTTCCTGAGGCCCTGAAGAAAGAGGAGGAGCTCGTAAGCTACTGGTACATACTCACCCCAGAGGGCGAGCTGATTGAGGTTGACAAGTTCGACTTCACCGGTCACGAGAACCTCAGGAAGTTCGCCAACTACGAAATAAGCAAGAGCCGGATAGCCGACAGGGAGCCGCCCCACGTCAGGATAATGCTCGACCACGAGCTGGTTGACTACGAGCCCGGAAGCGACCCCGGAAACCTCCGCTATTACCCAAAGGGCAGGCTCATCAAGGGATTGCTTGAGCAGTACGTCACCGAGAAGGTCGTTGAGTACGGAGCCATGGAGGTCGAGACGCCGATTATGTACGACTTCGAACACCCGGCGCTTGAGAAATACCTCAACCGCTTCCCTGCAAGGCAGTACGTCGTCAAGAGCGGAGACAAGAAGTTCTTCCTCCGCTTCGCGGCATGCTTCGGCCAGTTCCTCATCAAGAAGGATGCCACGATAAGCTACAGGCACTTACCGCTCAGGATGTACGAGCTTACGAGATACTCCTTCAGGCGCGAGAAGAGCGGTGAGCTTTCAGGTCTGAGAAGGCTTAGGGCATTCACGATGCCCGATATGCACACTGTCGCCAAAGACCTCAAGCAGGCAATGGCCGAGTTCAAGAAGCAGTACAAGCTCAGCATGGAGGTTCTTAAGGGTGTTGGTTTAACGCCCGAAGATTACGAAGTGGCAATACGCTTCACCAGAGACTTCTGGGAGGCCAACAAGGACTTCGTCGTTGAGCTGGCGAGAATAATCGGCAAACCGGTTCTCATAGAAATGTGGGATCAGAGGTTCTTCTACTTTATCCTCAAGTTTGAGTTCAACTTCGTGGACAACCTCGACAAGGCAGCGGCTTTAAGCACAGTCCAGATAGACGTCGAGAACGCCCAGCGCTTTGGAATAACCTACTACGACGAGGAGGGCAAGGAGAAGCACCCGCTCATACTCCACTGCTCCCCGAGCGGAGCAATCGAGAGGGTCATGTATGCAATCCTTGAGAAGCAGGCAAAACTGCAGGCCAAGGGCGTAAAGCCAATGCTTCCCCTCTGGCTCAGCCCGATACAGGTACGCGTAATCCCAGTCAGCGACGAGGTTCTTGACTATGCCCTCTACGTGGCGGGGAAGCTTGAAGGGGCGAAGATAAGGGTTGACGTCGACGACACCGGCGACAGGCTCAACAAGAAGATAAGGAAGGCCGAGAAGGAGTGGATACCCTACGTCATCGTCGTCGGCAGGAACGAGAAGGAGCAGAACACGATAACCGTCAGGAGAAGGAGCGACGGAAAGCAGGTAGAAATGCAGCTCGAAGACCTGATAAAGGAGATAAGGAGCCAGACCGAGGGCTTTCCGTATAAGCCGAGGCCCCTGCCGCTCCTCCTATCAAAGAGGCCCAAGTTTAGGGGCTGA
- a CDS encoding TBP-interacting protein: MAYGELSPRIKKVYAQVRYLDDYHWEINGESIIGVHKKSNVRVTIEVADNREHAEKMAENGAKGIRIIAIPDKSVFFVHNGVFILTYRYLKATLADINDHIVWSGFKVVENDGGLIQEDFYEYLGGALINHIKNNMLAGQDYVFWQFYKCRECGKYVDVESLERHLKGHGIKHHEQSEERYEVFEINFRDGKIYDKYGKEVPLKEFSEEAKDFLDEIMAGMTGT; this comes from the coding sequence ATGGCCTACGGTGAGCTGAGTCCGAGGATCAAGAAGGTCTATGCCCAGGTGAGATACCTGGATGACTATCACTGGGAGATAAACGGTGAGAGCATCATCGGGGTCCACAAGAAGAGCAACGTCAGGGTCACAATAGAGGTCGCCGACAACAGGGAGCATGCTGAGAAGATGGCCGAAAACGGGGCCAAGGGGATAAGGATAATAGCCATACCAGACAAGAGCGTCTTTTTCGTCCACAACGGGGTCTTCATACTCACATACCGCTATCTTAAGGCAACCCTGGCGGATATAAACGACCACATAGTCTGGAGCGGGTTCAAGGTAGTCGAGAACGATGGGGGTTTAATCCAGGAGGACTTCTACGAGTACCTCGGCGGGGCTCTCATCAACCACATCAAGAACAACATGCTCGCCGGCCAGGACTACGTATTCTGGCAGTTCTACAAGTGCAGGGAATGCGGAAAGTACGTTGACGTCGAGAGCCTTGAGAGGCACCTCAAGGGGCACGGGATAAAACACCACGAGCAGAGTGAAGAGCGCTATGAGGTCTTTGAAATAAACTTCAGAGACGGCAAAATCTACGACAAGTACGGTAAGGAGGTTCCCCTCAAGGAGTTCAGCGAGGAGGCAAAGGACTTCCTCGACGAGATAATGGCGGGTATGACGGGGACATGA
- the uppS gene encoding polyprenyl diphosphate synthase, producing the protein MISRLLSHVPHILFKPVYDLYESYLLDRVKSGRIPKHVAIIMDGNRRWARKLEKPPWYGHLFGSRKLEEILEWCRELDIRTLTVYAFSTENFKRTPEEVNALMNLFEEKFKELVEDERVHKYGIRVNVLGRKELLPENVRRAAEEAEKATRKYGNYTLNIALAYGGRSEIADAVRDIVRDALAGRIKPEDVDEELIKEYLYYPNMPDPDIVIRTGGEERISNFLLYQIAYSELFFVDVYFPEFRKIDFLRIIREYQKRQRRFGR; encoded by the coding sequence ATGATTTCCCGCCTCCTCTCCCACGTTCCCCACATTTTATTCAAGCCCGTCTATGACCTCTACGAAAGCTACCTTCTGGACAGGGTTAAGTCCGGGAGAATCCCGAAGCACGTGGCCATAATAATGGACGGAAACAGGAGATGGGCGCGGAAGCTGGAGAAGCCCCCGTGGTACGGCCACCTTTTCGGCTCCCGGAAGCTTGAGGAGATACTTGAGTGGTGCCGCGAGCTCGACATAAGGACGCTTACCGTTTACGCCTTCTCCACCGAGAACTTCAAGAGAACTCCCGAGGAGGTAAACGCCCTCATGAACCTCTTCGAGGAGAAGTTCAAGGAGCTCGTGGAGGATGAGAGGGTTCACAAGTACGGAATCCGGGTGAACGTCCTTGGGAGGAAGGAACTCTTGCCTGAGAACGTCAGGAGAGCCGCGGAGGAGGCGGAGAAGGCCACGCGGAAGTACGGCAACTATACCCTCAACATCGCCCTTGCCTACGGGGGAAGGAGCGAAATAGCCGATGCCGTGCGGGACATCGTAAGGGATGCTCTGGCCGGAAGGATAAAGCCGGAGGACGTTGATGAGGAGCTCATAAAGGAGTACCTGTACTATCCCAACATGCCCGACCCAGACATAGTCATAAGGACCGGCGGGGAGGAGAGGATAAGCAACTTCCTCCTGTATCAAATCGCCTACAGCGAGCTCTTCTTTGTTGACGTTTACTTCCCCGAGTTCAGGAAGATAGACTTCCTCAGAATCATCCGCGAGTACCAGAAGAGGCAGAGGCGCTTCGGAAGGTAG
- a CDS encoding gamma carbonic anhydrase family protein codes for MAIYELAGKKPKIHETAFIDETASVIGDVVLEAKTSVWPSAVLRGDIERIHVGEGSNIQDNVSIHTSHGQPTIIGKYVTIGHNAVVHGAEIGDYTIIGMGAVILDGAKIGKHVVIGAGALVPPGKEIPDYSLVVGVPGKVVRQLSEEEIEWTKKNAEIYIELAEMHLSGRKKIE; via the coding sequence ATGGCGATTTATGAGTTGGCCGGAAAGAAGCCTAAAATTCACGAGACCGCTTTCATCGATGAGACCGCTTCGGTCATAGGCGATGTCGTTCTTGAGGCAAAGACAAGCGTCTGGCCGTCGGCTGTTCTGAGGGGTGACATAGAGAGAATCCATGTCGGCGAAGGCTCTAACATCCAGGACAACGTCAGCATACACACCTCCCATGGACAGCCCACCATAATAGGCAAGTACGTCACCATCGGTCACAATGCAGTGGTTCACGGCGCTGAAATAGGCGACTACACCATCATAGGTATGGGTGCCGTCATACTTGACGGAGCGAAGATAGGCAAGCACGTCGTCATCGGCGCCGGCGCTCTCGTGCCGCCCGGCAAGGAGATACCGGACTACAGCCTGGTCGTCGGCGTTCCCGGCAAAGTCGTCAGGCAGCTCAGCGAGGAGGAAATCGAGTGGACGAAGAAGAACGCCGAGATTTACATCGAGCTTGCCGAGATGCATCTCTCAGGCAGGAAAAAAATTGAGTGA
- the hjc gene encoding Holliday junction resolvase Hjc, which translates to MKYRRGAGAERELIKMLEKAGFAVVRSAGSKKVDIVAGNGKVHLCIEVKSTREERLYFSREDYEKLVSFAGKFGAKPVIAVKFINNGWRFFLPESLEKSGKNYKVSLQTKNYLTFDEVIGRQRSLEGVVRGEV; encoded by the coding sequence ATGAAGTACAGAAGGGGTGCGGGCGCGGAAAGGGAGCTTATAAAGATGCTCGAAAAGGCCGGTTTCGCGGTGGTGCGCTCCGCCGGGAGCAAGAAGGTCGATATCGTGGCCGGCAACGGAAAGGTTCACCTCTGCATAGAGGTGAAGAGTACCAGAGAGGAAAGGCTCTACTTCAGCAGAGAGGATTATGAAAAGCTCGTCTCCTTTGCAGGAAAGTTCGGCGCAAAGCCGGTTATAGCGGTCAAGTTCATAAACAACGGCTGGCGTTTCTTCCTGCCGGAGAGCCTCGAAAAAAGCGGCAAAAACTATAAGGTCAGCCTGCAAACAAAGAACTATCTTACCTTTGACGAAGTTATCGGAAGGCAGAGGTCCCTCGAAGGGGTGGTAAGGGGTGAAGTCTAA